TCTAATTCCGGAATAGCCAATGGCTGTACCAATTTCTAAAATTCTTTGTGATTGATGAATTCTTAGAAATTGTAGCATTGTCTCAATACCATCGATCTCCATTATTGGAATATTGTCTTTTTGGGCTATCTGTTCTAACGCCATAATGTCATCTGCTCTTTTACGAATGAGTGATGTGTGATAATCAACTACCTTGTCATTTTTTTTCATAAAAAAAGCGCCTCCCTTAGGTGCTTTTTAGGATAAATTTCAATCTTTGACCGATATATTTTATCATAAAAACAAGGAGAATGCTATTACAAGCTTCTCCTTGTTTAACTTACTAATCTCTATACTGACTTACAATAGCTTCATGTTCTGACAGGTTTTCATTAAAATAAATGTCTCCTTCAGGGGAGTGATAAAAATATAAGTAGTTATGTGACTCAGGTGATAACGCTGCTGAGATTGATGCTTCCCCAGGATTATTGATCGGTCCAGGCATAAGCCCTGTAACATTATACGTGTTGTAAGGTGATTCAATATCAAGATGCTCATACAGTGTACGTGACAAATGTTCCCCATGGGCATAAGCAATGGTTGGGTCCATTTGTAGCGGCATTCCTGCTTGGAGACGATTTTCTATGACACCTGATATAGTCGTTCTCTCTTCATCAGTAATCGCTTCTCCTTCAATAATAGAAGCTTTTGTCATCAATTCATGAAACGTATCATCCATATTTTCGATCGGTAAGCTTGCAAGGACAGAGCTAGTACGATCTAGCATGGCTTCAATCACTTCTTCGGGCTCCAGTTCTTCATTAACAAAGTCATATCTCGCTGGAAATAAATAGCCTTCTAATGGTTCTCTAATCGCTTCATCAAGAATAGATTCATCAAGAAAATCGTAATTTTCAATAAGTTCGTTCAAATAATCTTCATCTCTGGCAAGTGTCAATAATTCATCTTGTTCTAAGTCTGTTTCCGACGCAACTCTTTCAAAGACATCTTCAACCCAAAGACCCTCTGGAATAGTAAACGAAATCGCATAATCTTCAAAGACACGACCTTCTTTTAATTGATCAATAATTTCCTCCATGCTCATTGACCTTGTTAAATGATATTCACCTGCTTGAAAGCCAGACTCATTTTGAAAACGGACATAATAAGTAAACATCGTTGCACTATTAATAACACCGGCTTCCTCAAGTACATCAGCTATAGTAGAGGTATTCGAACCGATTGGGATCGTAACCTCAATCACGTTTTCATCATTTTCATCCACAGGGCCAATACTGCCGATGATGTAACGATAACCAACAAATACAGCTATAATGCCAATGACGATAATACTCATAAAGAAAATGAGGACAAT
The DNA window shown above is from Salipaludibacillus agaradhaerens and carries:
- the mltG gene encoding endolytic transglycosylase MltG; its protein translation is MAHVSNKKKLKEKHKLKMEENKKEASLVRKIVLIFFMSIIVIGIIAVFVGYRYIIGSIGPVDENDENVIEVTIPIGSNTSTIADVLEEAGVINSATMFTYYVRFQNESGFQAGEYHLTRSMSMEEIIDQLKEGRVFEDYAISFTIPEGLWVEDVFERVASETDLEQDELLTLARDEDYLNELIENYDFLDESILDEAIREPLEGYLFPARYDFVNEELEPEEVIEAMLDRTSSVLASLPIENMDDTFHELMTKASIIEGEAITDEERTTISGVIENRLQAGMPLQMDPTIAYAHGEHLSRTLYEHLDIESPYNTYNVTGLMPGPINNPGEASISAALSPESHNYLYFYHSPEGDIYFNENLSEHEAIVSQYRD